GAGGGACCGTCAGGGGACATCCTACCGAACAGGCGTTCGAACACGAGGGAGATCTCGGCGTGTCGCGCGCTGCGGTCTCAGCGGCGCCGCTGCTGCGCGGGGATCTCCCAGCGCGCGGACTCCGGGACCTCCATCGCCTCGCACAGCGCAGTCCACACCGCACGCACGGCGACCCCGTGCTCGAGGGCCTCCGCGGCACTCAGGCCGCCGATCTCCTCGAGCACGAGGTCGTGCGTATAGGCGCGGGCGAGGGCAGGGCCGAACACGTGGTCGGCCAGCTCCGAGAACTCGCTGCGCCGCACCTCAGCGGGCGCCGACGAGCGGCGCGGTGCCGTCCGCGAGACCCTCCGGGACCGTGTCCGGGATCGTCACCTGCTCGGCGATCGCGATCCTCTCGGACACCTCGCGGAGGACGAAGGACAAGGGGAGACCCAATGCGTCGGTCACCGAGACCAGCAGCTCGCTGGATGCCTCCTTCTGACCTCTCTCGATCTCACTGAGGTAGCCCAGCGACACACGGGCATCGGAGGACACCTGTCGCAGGGTGCGGCCCTGCGTGCGGCGCGCGTCGCGCAGCACGTCGCCCAGCTCCTGGCGGAACAGGATCATGGACCTGCCTCCTCTCCTCTGACTCGGGGTGAACACGTGGTGCAGTGCGGGATTCCGGTACGTCGATGTCATCACGAACAGTCCAACGCGGTGGACCACGGAAGTGTTCCCCCGAGTGTAGTGGCCCACCCCCGACAGTTCGCTGAACCGTGTGCATGGTGGGACGGTGGGGAGGAACCCTCCGCCGTCCGCAGCTGAGCTGGGGAGCCGTCTACTCCGTGAGCGCGACGGACAGCATCTCGATCGCGGCGTCGACCGTCAGGGCGCGGATCCGGGCTCTCCCGCCGCTGAGACGGAGTTCACGGATGAGCGTGGGCAGGCCCCGTCGGGCGAGCCCGAGCACGACGGTCCCCTCGGCGGCCCCGCGCTCATCCGGACCGGGGCCCGCCACCCCCGTGGTGGAGACGGCGAGGTCCGCGCGGTACAGGGACAGCGCGCCCTCGGCCATGGCAGCGGCGACCTCCGCGGTGACCGCGCCGGTGGCGGCGAGCAGAGCCGCATCCACGCCGAGCACCCGCGTCTTGGCCTCCAGGGAATAGCAGGCCGCTCCCCCGGCGATCACCGCGCTGGCGCCGGGGACATCCACCAGACGGGCCACCACGGCTCCGGCGGTCAGGGACTCCGCGGTCGCGAGCGTCCATCCCCGCTCCCCGGCCCGCCGGATCACGTCGACGGGATCGGGGCCCGTCGCGGACCCGGTCGTGTCCTCGGGGCCCGCCGTGGTGCCGTCGGGCATCAGGCCTCGGCACCGCCGGCCAGGGCCTCACGCCGCAGCCGCAGGCCGTCCTTGAGGTTGACCAGTCCGGACCACACGGTC
The window above is part of the Brachybacterium vulturis genome. Proteins encoded here:
- a CDS encoding DUF3046 domain-containing protein, translated to MRRSEFSELADHVFGPALARAYTHDLVLEEIGGLSAAEALEHGVAVRAVWTALCEAMEVPESARWEIPAQQRRR
- a CDS encoding helix-turn-helix domain-containing protein, whose protein sequence is MILFRQELGDVLRDARRTQGRTLRQVSSDARVSLGYLSEIERGQKEASSELLVSVTDALGLPLSFVLREVSERIAIAEQVTIPDTVPEGLADGTAPLVGAR
- a CDS encoding CinA family protein, which codes for MPDGTTAGPEDTTGSATGPDPVDVIRRAGERGWTLATAESLTAGAVVARLVDVPGASAVIAGGAACYSLEAKTRVLGVDAALLAATGAVTAEVAAAMAEGALSLYRADLAVSTTGVAGPGPDERGAAEGTVVLGLARRGLPTLIRELRLSGGRARIRALTVDAAIEMLSVALTE